In the Flavobacterium acetivorans genome, one interval contains:
- a CDS encoding ferredoxin--NADP reductase: MPSFLKLIIKEVRRETKDAISVLFNVPEELKANYNFIAGQYLNLRLTLDGQEIRRAYSICSAPESGELRIAVKAVKNGAFSQFANTKLKAGDVLEVGKPEGKFTLEPEASRQKNYVAFVSGSGITPVMSMLKSVLQSEPKSSFVLVYGNKTPEETIFHQELHDLQSQYVSRLFVHYVYSQAKVDQSLFGRIDKSVVNFVLNNKHKELEFDKFYLCGPEDMINTVSGVLKEKNVKESAIKFELFTTSSKENEIKESLEGHSKITVMVDDEETTFEMSQKQTILEAALKQGIDAPYSCQGGICSSCLCRITSGTAEMTKNSILTDKEIASGLILSCQAHPTSETIYVDFDDV; this comes from the coding sequence ATGCCATCCTTTTTAAAATTAATTATAAAAGAAGTACGTCGCGAAACCAAAGACGCGATTTCGGTACTTTTTAATGTTCCTGAGGAACTAAAAGCCAATTATAATTTCATTGCAGGTCAATATCTTAACTTGAGGTTAACCCTTGACGGTCAAGAAATTCGTCGTGCTTATTCCATTTGCTCAGCTCCAGAAAGCGGCGAATTACGTATTGCAGTTAAAGCGGTTAAAAATGGTGCTTTCTCTCAATTTGCCAATACAAAACTAAAAGCCGGTGACGTTCTTGAAGTAGGGAAACCTGAAGGGAAATTCACATTGGAACCAGAAGCAAGCAGACAAAAAAATTATGTCGCTTTTGTATCCGGAAGTGGTATCACACCTGTAATGTCAATGCTGAAATCGGTTTTGCAAAGTGAACCAAAGAGCTCCTTTGTTCTGGTTTATGGTAACAAAACACCTGAAGAAACAATATTTCACCAAGAATTACACGATTTACAATCGCAGTATGTAAGCCGTCTATTTGTGCATTATGTTTACAGTCAAGCCAAAGTAGATCAGTCGTTATTTGGTCGAATTGATAAATCGGTAGTGAATTTTGTATTGAACAACAAACACAAGGAATTGGAATTTGACAAGTTCTATTTGTGCGGTCCTGAGGACATGATTAATACCGTTTCCGGTGTTTTGAAAGAAAAAAACGTGAAAGAATCGGCTATCAAGTTTGAACTTTTCACGACTTCTTCTAAAGAAAACGAAATCAAAGAATCATTAGAAGGTCATTCTAAAATCACCGTTATGGTAGATGACGAAGAGACCACTTTTGAGATGTCACAGAAACAAACCATTTTAGAAGCGGCCTTAAAACAAGGAATCGATGCTCCTTATTCATGCCAGGGCGGAATTTGTAGCAGCTGCCTTTGCAGAATCACATCGGGGACTGCCGAAATGACGAAAAATTCGATTTTGACCGATAAAGAAATTGCAAGCGGATTAATATTGAGCTGTCAAGCACATCCAACATCAGAGACGATCTATGTTGATTTTGATGATGTTTAG
- a CDS encoding glycosyltransferase family 9 protein, whose product MRLSAMGDVAMTVPVLRAFVNQHPEVKITVISRPFFKAFFEGIPNVSFFAFDEKQRHKGFLGLLRLFQDVKQLRIDAFADLHNVLRSKIVRSLFALSGKKMAYTDKGRSEKKALTRAENKDFKPLTTMFERHAKVFEKLGFSINLSHPIFPEKAVLKDEILDLIGENYEQLIGIAPFAQYDSKVYPIDLMQEVIDQLAENSNYKILLFGGGKKEIEVLDSLSSNKENVINMAGKIKFQQELELISNLDVMLSMDSGNAHIAAMLGVKVITLWGATHPYAGFMPFNQPIENALVSDREKYPFLPTSVYGNKKVAGYEEAMRTIIPEKVVLSIQSKLAAD is encoded by the coding sequence ATGAGACTTTCCGCAATGGGAGATGTCGCCATGACGGTGCCTGTTTTACGTGCTTTTGTAAATCAGCATCCCGAAGTTAAAATCACGGTGATTTCCCGTCCTTTTTTCAAAGCTTTTTTCGAAGGAATTCCTAATGTATCTTTTTTTGCTTTCGATGAAAAGCAGCGCCATAAAGGATTCTTGGGTTTGTTGCGATTGTTTCAAGATGTAAAACAACTTCGGATTGATGCTTTCGCCGATTTGCACAACGTTTTGCGATCTAAAATTGTCAGATCACTTTTTGCCCTGAGCGGAAAAAAAATGGCTTATACGGATAAAGGCCGGTCGGAGAAAAAAGCCTTAACCCGAGCCGAAAATAAGGATTTCAAACCACTTACAACGATGTTTGAAAGACACGCGAAAGTGTTTGAAAAACTTGGTTTTTCGATAAATTTATCCCATCCCATTTTTCCTGAAAAAGCAGTTTTAAAGGATGAAATTTTAGATTTAATAGGAGAAAATTACGAACAATTAATTGGAATTGCACCTTTTGCGCAATATGATTCTAAGGTGTATCCGATTGATTTGATGCAAGAAGTAATCGATCAATTGGCCGAAAATAGTAATTATAAAATACTGCTTTTTGGAGGTGGAAAAAAAGAAATCGAAGTCTTAGATTCGCTTTCTTCCAATAAAGAAAACGTCATCAATATGGCGGGAAAAATCAAGTTTCAACAGGAATTAGAATTGATCAGTAATCTGGATGTGATGCTGTCAATGGATTCCGGAAACGCCCATATTGCGGCTATGCTTGGCGTAAAAGTCATTACGCTTTGGGGCGCCACACATCCTTATGCCGGATTTATGCCATTTAATCAGCCTATTGAAAATGCTCTGGTTTCTGATAGAGAAAAGTACCCATTTTTACCTACTTCGGTCTATGGGAATAAAAAAGTAGCAGGCTATGAAGAGGCCATGCGAACGATTATTCCTGAGAAAGTAGTGTTGAGTATTCAGTCTAAACTAGCAGCAGATTAA
- a CDS encoding DUF4254 domain-containing protein, whose translation MFSKLAYSVFEQSIKDYHQFDNVDQPINNPFPKDKFEHLLYLKNWIDTVQWHFEDIIRDPNIDPVAALTLKRRIDASNQERTDMVEYIDSYFLQKFSNVKVKEGAKINSESPAWAFDRLSILALKIYHMNEEATRTEASQEHRDKCQAKLNILLEQRTDLSTAIDDLLTDIENGDKFMKVYKQMKMYNDDDLNPVLYQGKK comes from the coding sequence ATGTTTTCAAAATTAGCGTATTCCGTTTTCGAACAAAGTATCAAAGATTACCATCAATTTGATAATGTAGATCAACCTATAAATAATCCTTTCCCAAAGGATAAATTCGAACATTTACTATACCTAAAAAATTGGATCGATACAGTACAATGGCATTTTGAAGATATCATTCGTGATCCGAATATTGATCCGGTTGCTGCTTTGACTTTGAAAAGAAGAATCGATGCTTCCAATCAGGAACGCACGGACATGGTGGAATATATTGACAGTTATTTTTTGCAAAAATTCAGCAACGTAAAAGTGAAAGAAGGTGCAAAAATCAATTCAGAAAGTCCAGCTTGGGCTTTTGACAGGTTGTCAATTTTGGCATTAAAGATTTACCATATGAATGAGGAAGCGACTCGTACTGAAGCTTCTCAGGAACACAGAGACAAATGTCAAGCAAAATTGAATATTTTATTGGAACAAAGAACCGATTTGTCAACTGCTATTGATGATTTATTAACCGACATTGAAAACGGCGATAAATTCATGAAGGTGTACAAGCAGATGAAAATGTACAACGACGATGATTTGAATCCGGTTTTGTACCAAGGAAAAAAATAA
- the upp gene encoding uracil phosphoribosyltransferase — protein MQIHHLSETNSVLNHFLGQIRNVNVHNDSMRFRRNIERIGEIMAYEMSKELHYTAIEIQTPLGIKKTTEIKDQLVLCSILRAGLTLHMGFLNYFDSAQNGFVSAYRHHPNNDDYFDILVEYQAIAEINDNYLLLLDPMLATGQSIVAVFNKLMERGTPKEIHIAVIIAAPEGIAYLEKHLPDRCHLWIASIDEKLNEHSYIVPGLGDAGDLAYGNKL, from the coding sequence ATGCAAATTCACCATTTATCAGAAACCAATAGTGTTCTCAACCATTTTTTGGGTCAAATCAGAAATGTCAATGTACACAATGACAGTATGCGTTTTCGACGAAATATTGAGCGTATTGGCGAAATTATGGCCTATGAAATGAGTAAGGAATTGCATTATACAGCGATCGAAATCCAAACCCCACTCGGAATTAAAAAAACTACAGAAATTAAAGATCAATTGGTTTTGTGTTCTATCCTACGCGCCGGATTGACATTGCATATGGGATTTTTAAATTATTTTGACAGTGCTCAAAACGGCTTTGTTTCGGCTTACAGACACCATCCAAATAACGATGATTATTTTGATATTCTTGTAGAATACCAAGCCATCGCAGAAATTAATGATAACTACTTATTGCTACTTGATCCTATGCTCGCCACAGGACAGTCTATTGTTGCCGTTTTTAATAAATTGATGGAAAGAGGCACGCCAAAAGAGATTCATATTGCCGTTATCATAGCCGCTCCTGAAGGGATTGCTTATCTTGAAAAACACTTGCCAGACCGCTGCCATCTTTGGATCGCCTCTATTGACGAAAAACTAAATGAACACAGTTATATTGTGCCAGGACTTGGCGATGCAGGAGATTTGGCCTACGGAAATAAATTATAA
- a CDS encoding DUF6427 family protein: MITSVFKKSTPLNFSLVVFLILVFFFLFQIQDLAWTNSLVLILEKIGLLTILLASVFITNFISKKNGLSKDSSYIILFYLLFLLFFPTFLGNTNLLLANFFLLLALRRLISLQSLKASKEKIFDASLWIFAASLFHFWSILYIVLVFISIIFHVSRDYRNWILPFIALVVVGTIFTFFSLVFDLNSIEYISRSVKTNFEINYFTNNYQNGALSIYATVALFFIISMFSTLSNRPQILHSSYKKIIASFFIGVLIFLVSANKSNDLLVFTITPLAILASSHIEMPQLKLKQEMVLTVLIVCSLFAFFSQL; encoded by the coding sequence ATGATTACAAGTGTTTTTAAAAAATCTACACCATTAAATTTTTCGTTGGTCGTATTTTTGATACTGGTTTTCTTTTTTCTTTTTCAGATTCAAGATTTAGCCTGGACTAATTCGCTTGTTTTGATTTTAGAGAAAATAGGCCTGCTCACTATTTTATTAGCATCGGTTTTTATTACTAATTTCATTTCTAAGAAGAACGGCCTTAGTAAAGACAGCAGTTATATCATATTATTTTATTTGTTGTTTTTACTTTTTTTCCCCACGTTTTTAGGGAATACAAACTTGCTTTTGGCTAATTTTTTCCTTCTTTTGGCGTTGCGAAGATTGATTTCCCTTCAATCATTAAAAGCGTCCAAAGAAAAAATATTTGATGCTTCCTTGTGGATTTTTGCGGCCTCTTTATTTCATTTTTGGAGTATTCTATATATTGTATTGGTTTTTATTTCTATCATTTTTCACGTTTCAAGAGATTACAGAAACTGGATTTTACCATTTATAGCCTTGGTTGTTGTAGGAACTATTTTTACTTTTTTTTCGCTGGTATTCGATTTAAATTCAATAGAATATATTAGCCGTAGTGTAAAAACTAATTTTGAGATTAATTATTTTACTAATAATTACCAGAACGGTGCCTTGTCTATTTATGCAACCGTGGCTTTATTTTTTATCATTTCGATGTTTTCTACATTGTCAAACAGACCACAGATTTTACATAGCTCCTACAAAAAGATTATTGCCTCTTTTTTTATTGGTGTATTGATTTTCTTAGTTTCGGCTAATAAAAGCAATGATTTACTGGTGTTTACCATTACTCCTTTGGCTATTTTAGCAAGCAGTCATATTGAAATGCCACAACTTAAATTGAAACAGGAAATGGTATTAACAGTACTTATTGTTTGTAGTTTATTTGCGTTTTTTTCCCAATTATAA
- a CDS encoding DUF6341 family protein, which translates to MKAFFEGIEYLFVNVLFAPLDFLRSLELKSWFAANSINWIFMIICAAAMLYWIKQLRIFDAAGTENQDTTAHSFLK; encoded by the coding sequence ATGAAAGCATTTTTCGAAGGAATAGAATACTTATTTGTAAATGTTTTATTTGCTCCCCTTGATTTTTTACGTTCTTTAGAGTTAAAATCTTGGTTTGCAGCAAATTCAATCAACTGGATTTTTATGATTATTTGTGCTGCTGCAATGTTATATTGGATCAAACAATTAAGAATTTTTGATGCGGCAGGAACAGAAAACCAAGACACAACTGCTCATTCTTTTTTAAAGTAA